A segment of the Zalophus californianus isolate mZalCal1 chromosome 3, mZalCal1.pri.v2, whole genome shotgun sequence genome:
gcagaaggcagacacttaacccactgagagccacccaggcacccctgtatgtgCATTTTAAGACTGGCTTATCAATTTCTACATAGAGtgtttgctgggattttgatagggatcacatTGAATCTATGTCAGAGAtcttatacatttataaaatatattcccaaatatcatattctttttcatgttattatgaatggaattgttttctcaagtttattttcaaattgttaaTTCCTAGTATATAAAAACACAACGGATTTTTATGTACTGATCTTATATCTTGTGATcttgttaaattcatttattacttctagtgTTAGTTTTGTTGtatatttagaattttctatgtatACGATCATGCCACCTGTAAATAAAGATAGCTTTAAACTCCCCTTTCCAACTTATatgcctttaatttatttttctttccttattacaATGGCTAAAGTCTTCAGAACAATGTTGCATAAAAGAGGTAAAAGTAGATATCATTTTATTCTCAATCTTAAGGGAAAATATTCAGTCTTTTACCACAAATGTGATGACAGCtacaggtttttcatagatgcacTCTATCACATCAAGGAAGTGCCCTTCCTATTGCTAGTTTCTTGGACATTTGTATCATGAACGGGTGCTGTATCTTGTCAATTgacttttcttcatctattttcatcattttgtccttatttttaaaagctattaaatgacagaaaaatatgGCATTTCTTGACTTGTGGTTCTTGACAAGATAATGTACTAGCAGGTGCTGTTAACTTATCCCCCCAGTCCAACATGAGATGCACAGAAGTTGTAACCAGCTGTGTGGAAGCCCTATGATGAGAATTAACTGACCAGGTGTGTAAAGGAAACAGGGGTCCAGGAATGTGAAGGGCCAGGTGCCATGGATGGAGGATAGGATATAAggagagctctttttttttctttaaattttttattgttatgttaatcaccatacattacatcattagtctttgatgtagtgttccatgattcattgtttgtgcataacacccagtgctccacgcagaacgggcctttttaatacccatcaccaggctaacccatccccccacccccctcctctctagaaccctcagtttgtttctcagagtccatagtctctcacggttcgtctcatAAGGAGAGCTCTTATACGTGATTTATGTTCTCGCCCCTACTGTTCTAATCAGTTTATTGCCACCTTTATGAAGCAGACAGATAGTTCTGGAGTTAAGAAACTAATGAAGtcatattttcacaaaatttatttaaggaaaataacTTCAATTCTAGTACTTTATTCAACAGTTTGGTGTGGTGATCATTTGATGTCCCAGGGTTGGCACTGAGTCTAGAGCTACTTTACAAATGGAAATTGTTGACTTGCCAAGTACCTGCATCTGTCTGACAGCCTTCTTTTGCTTTAGGCTTCACTCTAAGCTGGCAACTATATGGATTCCATCAGTAACTAGTATACTGCTAACATAGATCATTTATGAGGGCTGTCACCTTAATTTTTGACAGATCATTTTTGCTTGATATGTAATTCTTtatccatagattttttttctttcagcacttcaAATGTGTTCTTCCATtgttctctggcttcttttgtttctgatgagaagtcagctaTTAATTTTACTGTGGTTTCCTTGTACATAATGAGTCGTTACTCTCTTATTGCTTCAAAATTTTCTTGTCTTGGTCTTCTAGCAATCTGATATATCTAGTTTTGACTCTTATGTTTATTCTACTCAGGATTTACTGGGTTTCATTGACCTGTAGAttaaatttttcatataatttgagAAGTTTTAGGTTGCtgtttcttcagatattttttataTACCCTTCTATCTCTCCTTTCTTTCGTGTACTCCCGGCTATCCCACAgtttctgaggctctgttcacttttcttcaaacttctttttctttctgttcctcagagtgggtagtttccatttcttttttatattttctttttttttttattgagagtcCCTATTTGTTGAGTCATTTTAcctttaagttttttgttttttgttttttttttaagattttatttatttcacagaaagagacagcgagagagggaacacaagcagggggagtgggagagggagaagcaggcttcccgcggagcagggagcctgatgcagggctcgatcccaggaccacgggatcatgacctgagccgaaggtagctgcttaaccatctgagccacccaggcgcccctacctttaAGTTTTTAAACGTACTTATAGTAGCTGGTTTGGATCAGTTGTACAACCCAACAAGTAGGCCCACTCAGCACATCCACTGGTTACCTCTTTTTCTGAATTTGGGTTGtgctttcctgttttgtttgttttgcatgtCTCAAAATTTTTGGTTGAAAACTGGattattttggttaaaatattATAGCAATATTGTATCAAGTCTGGTTTTCCTCCTGAAAGGTTTTCTTTAAATTGCTAGAAATCAGACTTCAGAGTCTGTTTCCCCTGAGCTGTGTGGTCACCGATATCTCTGGTAAATTTTCCTatcttattttcatgttttagcCCAGTTTCTAAAAAATTActgtacatacataaaataaatataaattctaattttttcttcctaCGTCagtagcatggcaaatggttctGCCTTGAAAAAGCAATCCTATTGCTCATCTTCTCAAAGTTCTTCTCTTGCTCCCAATTTCACAGGAGGAGAATTGAGTTGAAGAATATAGGCTTtgaggctggggagtggggaggaataGACACAACACTAAATAAAGCTCTTTTCCCCAACAGAGACTGGCAATATTTGGAACTAGGCAGGtcattttttatagtttgtttgTTAGACAGTTTTAGACTGTTACTCTTCATAGTGCGATAAGATGGTCATAATATAGGTTCTGTTTTGTTGTCAAATATTCGCATAATATTGTCATGAAATCTTTTTATTGTAAGAAACAGAGACTCACTAAaggcaaagcaggaaaagaatgtATTAGGGGTGACTATAAGAAACAGCTCATGGAATACTAAAAAATGAAGTGTATTCTGGCTTCGTGGAGAGAATAGGAGCCCAGAAAACATCAGGGCCAAGGCAGCCGCTCTCTCTGgctcacttgttctctcaattCCAAATTTTCAGGAGATGAATCTGATTGGCACTGTTATAGGTTATGGCCAATGGTCTGCAATGGAGTGGTTACATTTGAATCAGTTCTCCCCTGGCTGATACCATGGCCAGATGCTAGGTCATGAAGCTTGCAGGGCTGCATACTTCAATAGACAAATGTGTCTATTACACTTACCAGGTGTTTGATGcctttatgattttataaagTTGTTACATTCTCATGACTCCACTGTGTTCCAAAAAACAGAGCAACCTGGATACTTCGGATGAAAAAAATGTAGGTAACCCTTATTAATCTGCTTGACAAAGCTGAGTTTCAACTGCTTTTCCCAATACACAGAATTTTAGCTCTGAATATGATAACTTCATCCCAAAGCACATGCAGTCAGTCCTTCTCACACTGGTCCCCCCTcacagaggggcagagacaggTCCTCTTAGAGATAAGATCTAAGGCTTTTCTCTCTTGGGGGGGCTACATGGCAGAAATCTCTCCTCTGCTCTGCCACATGTTATCTCACTTCTCTACATTGAACCTCTAGTCCCAACTTTTTATAAGTACCTCCCAACATTACTGATTCTAcgttttctttgttggaagtcAAATTCTTCCAAGGACTAAAATAAGGATTAATGGATGTTGGCTTTGTGGGAGACACTTTAGTAGTCCAAGGCACTATGGAGGATACAGTCATGACTATTACATGTATCCTATCTTCTAGGAGAGAAGGCTCACACACAAGTAACTACACCATGGGGTAAAGAGTGCCACAATAAAACACTAAGGCAGAAATCACCCTCTCTAGAGGTGTGGGTAAGGTGGGGAAATCTTTGGGAAATGCTTTAGAGGTAACTATTGGGTTGGGCCTCTAAGGGCAGGGGAGGATTTGCATATTCAGAGAATGGTCTGGAGGTGGGACACACTCAATCCTGAAAGCCTGAGCCGAACTATTATTAAGCTTTAGCAGCCATTCTCAGGACCAGTTTATTCCActgttctctttccctcattTGCCACCTGCCTCTGTTTTAACATTCCTTTTAacagcaaacaaaaaaagcaactaTTAATTAGTGtgatttttggaatttttatatttattgctcCCACCTTCTCCCTAGGCTTCCAATAATGAGAAAGGAGGCAGTGTTTATGCTCTCCCCCTTTTCCTTGCTGCCTCTGCTATTATTTTTCAGGAATACTAATCATTATGAgctaatatgaaaataataaacattcGAGAGTCACAAAGTTTTCATAATCATGAAAGgttctgattgacttctttctgAGATGGTAActgaaaaaaatccctttgatttctgcagtttactttttttcttgaagGTGGTGCTCACCAAACATTCTCAGTCTTTTGAACTTTGCCCTAGATCCCACAGTCAGGCTCAGTAGAGCTCCCTCTTCCCACACTATTTCCCAGCAGTTAGACCCCACCTACCTAGGTGGTTTGGCTAGCAGGTTAAATGCTCCCTCTTCTCAAGTTGTTCATTTGCATTTATATGTAACCTCAGAGTGGGAGACAATGGTTTCTACCCTTCACTGGAAATCTGGAATCAAGGCATTGCAATTTGCAAGTAAAAGGCCCTTTTGTAAGAGAGAACTTTACTGGCAAAATGAGTTAGGATTTTGAGGAGAAAGTGCACACCCTTCAGAATCTTTTCACTTGTATTCAAGGGCAAGGATACTGaaggttgaaaaaaataaaagccttaagAAATTCCCTTCAGACAGTTTTTTGGTGAGAAGAAAAGCCGATAGATGGAGAGGAAGGTGGGCTGGAAGAAGGGCGGTTTCACAAAGGGTCAGATATATGCAAGGTATagggaaaaatttttttggatGAGAAAATAACATGATCTAAGAGAGACATTATAATCAATAAAGGATACTCCTTGGGGAGGTAAGATGGTCCATGTTTAGGAGTAGAAATAGGAGTATGAGTTTAGAACAGAAGAGTGGCACCCCTCCTCAGTCAGGATTGAAGTAAGTGATTCCGTGTAAAAATTGAGACTGGGGTAGGAGTGTTAAAGAGAGAAACCTCATGATGGATCCTCAGTTAAGTATGAGGCAAGATCATTTACAGAACTGGAAGAAGACAAAGTACAGTGGGGGCTTGAGGAGAGCAGAAATAGGACAGGTTTGGGAGAAGTGCCCTGGATAATGTCCCTGGTTAAGTGTCCTGTTTAATCACCTTCTTGATGAGGAAAGGAATTTAGAGAATCAGTGAAGACCCAGCCAAGTCCGGATAGCATAGACTTTCACTGGAACAAAGTGATTTCTTAGCCTTATCCAGCAATGCTTGGTAGTACAGGAGCAAGTTCAAAAGAAATCTTTCAACTGTGTATaagaattacaaaaaataattaataagtataataataatgtcaATTAGCAACATTTTAGGGGACTTTACTCAGATTTTAGTGACATTTTAATCATTACAAACATGGAATACACAATATCATAATACTCATCATGCGTGAtctgagaaaaatacaaaaagaaaagattattggagtcaaaaaaattaattcttgttttctttctatgctaacctaaggcaagaaaaaaggaaatatcgaTGTAATTCTTTCCATTAGATACATCTTCTATTCATTCAGtattattagatattttttaaaaccaaatcaCTGTTATCTTCTTAGTACATTAAAAATGAGtcataaaatttgcattttactttttttattctccaaaaacaaacacacacacacacaaaagccagaaatgaaaaacatgatgAGCAAACTTCCGTGATGGCAAGGCATGAGACAAGCACACACCTATGGTCCCTGCTGATTCCTTCCCAATTCTGGAAATATTTAGGGGGAACACTCACATGTTCAACTGTTTCGTTCCACAGTTCAACCCTGCATAGGATTACCAACTAAGTTTAAATTTTACTACAAATTGTAAGAGATGTTTTTCCAATCAAGGTACCATATTAACAAGTCTTatctatttttgtaattttcaattaTAGTAAGATAAAAACTAATAGCAAAGCATATTATTCAACTTAAAATTCTGGACAGTAGTTAGACATATGTAGCTTGCACACACATTCATCtgtttctctcaataaatatttgtaatttccaAAATCCTATCAGCTTTTTCACAAAATATGGTCCCTCCAACTTGAAGGGTGGTAACATAAACATTGTCTTCTCACATCTTACTAATATGGTAAAATCACCAAAAGAAGAAACCTAAGAATATCAGTGACTACATGATAGAGCAATATAATGCTTAAAAGCCTAATATTTTCATGAAGACCCACTTGAATAAACCAGTATCTAAATATGAAAGTTATTTACAAAACAATTGTTATTGACAAACTAGCGCAAGGTGactaaaggaaagcaaagaacttGTTATTAAAACTCAAGATTTTTCTGTGTACACGTCTCGGTTCATTTCTTTATCAAATTTGAGGTAAACTGGAAAATACCCAGAAAACAACATCTGTCAACTGTAATCTATTCCCTTTACTCTCTGAGATCATCAGAAGGCATGAAGAACTGACTTTGTCACCTGTCTTTCCCCACTCTGTAAACTCTTAGGGGAAAGAGCATGCACCTGCCAAACTCACAGTGCAGAATGTACACACAGGTGGGTCTTTAATAAATATCCTCCAATGGCGAGATTAGAGGTTTGCTTGGAGTAGCAGGGAATACATTCTCTTATGTGATGACGCAATGACATCCGACATAATATACGTCAGCCTGTTTCCTTACCAAAATATCATTCAAAGGAAATATTCTTTGAGTCTCCTTTACGTAGGACTGTAAGTTTTTAGACCCAACATTTTGAGGCAAGATCCGCCCCAGGGAAAGGGGAGTGGCTGGTCGAAAACAAGTAGAATTCAGGTGGATCAGTGACGTCAGGAAACAGCGAATTAAGGGATGGGGTGCAAACTCACCTGGAGTAGCAGAAGCTGCACACATGTCAAAGGTCAAAGGGCAAAGTCTCAGGGGCTCCCAGACGCAGGAAAAGCGAAATGCCCTCTCCTAGGCTCTCATGGATTCGAGGTGAGGTGAGGGACAAACCCTACCATGCACAGCTGGGGTTGACAGGAAGCCAAAGCACAAGCTGCCTCAGGTTTCAGAGCCAGCACTCAGGAATCCCCCTGTACCTCTTCCCTACACCCCCTCCCGTTCCCAAAGCCTGAGACACCTTCAGCCTCACTCCCCACCTTCTTCAGGCCCTCTCGCTCTTAACAGCATCGGTCTCTATGGCGACCTGAAACCGCAGTTCGCATTGGCCGGTTCAATATGAGGGCCGGGCCAATGGGGAGGGCCAGCCTTCTCCTTCCGACCAATGGGTTGGCGGGGAGCAGGTCCGGAGACGGCGGCGTGCTGACGTTCCCGGGAGCCCGGAGCTGGCtgggcaggcgggcaggcggctgggcgggcggcggcggcggcctctGGGCAGTAGAGGGGGCTCCGGGGCTGAGTCCGTGTCGACGCTGGCCGCGGAGGCGGCACCATGGGCACCGGGTAGAGGGGCAAGTTGgccaccgccgccgccgggggtggtgggagagccgcttcgggggagggggcgggtgggggagggaggggcgggcagCCGCTTGGCCGCGgcactttttttaattttttgggggtgCCGCAGCGGCGACCCCTCGGCGCAGATGTCCCTGATCCCCCGAGTGACGACCGGCGCAGCCTAACCTGGAAAGTAAGTGTGCGAGCTCGCGGGAGGGCGCGAAGACTCCTGCTCCCGAGACCTCCCGCCCTCGCCCCCTCGTGCCCGAGCCCGGACCTGCCCGTAAGGGGCGCGTGGGGGACGGGCGCCTCCCTCCCGTTACTCCGTCCCCACCGCCTCGCGGCCGCCTCGGCTTTCCTGCCCCGCCTCGTGTTCCTGCCCGCACTCGcctgcctgctcccctccccccggcAGGAGCACAAGTTTCACCCTCCATTTGCTTTTCCCGGTTATTACTCTCCCCGGGTCTTCCCTGCACGCCGCGCAGGACCCTCCCCACGTTGGCTTTTTCGGATCCAGAGCCCCCAGCCTCGAACTTCAGCGCCACGCCGAGCCCTCCCGGACGTCTGCCCCGAGGCTCCCCCGCTCCCGTCCGCCTGGCACGCCGCCCCGCGCCCCCAACACCGTGGGGCTCCCGCCGTCCCCAGCCCTCGGGGCGGTCTGTCCGTCCCTCCAGCTCCAGATCCTGCATCCTggcccctttccttcttcccacgCCCCTGTTGCATGCGACCGCCTCGCATTTGCCCCCGGAGTCCGGCGCTCCTGTGGGTCCTGCCCACCCCTCTCTGGCCAGTGCGCCCCTCGCTTCTTCGCGGCGTATCCTCACGCTCCACCCCTCCCGGTTCCCCAGCCCGGAGCTTCCCTGGCTGCCCTCCTGCGCCGTGGCTTCCCCCTCACCCCGCCAGGAGTTGAAGCGGAGCTgcggcaccccccaccccaggcggTTCTGGTGTCCCTGCCCACCGCTGGGGCTGCCTGGCCCTCTCCCCGTTTCCCCCTACCCGGGAAGCGAGGGGTTGAGCGGCGGGGCCGGGATTTGGTTGCGTGTGGCTGAGTGCGACAAACAGCGAGCGCGGGCAGTTGAGGCGTCGCGGCGGCGGTGGCCGCTCGGGGCGCAGCAAATAGGCAGGTGTGTGtgtccggggtggggggggtggagcgCGCCGCGGGCTCCTCGGCTGGCGACAGATTGTGCAGGAATGCGAGGAATGCACCAGGGGCATAGTCCACACGGCCCGCCGCGGCTGCACTAGCGCCTTCCCGGCCCAGCTCTCGTCGCGCAGCCAGAGGTCACCGGAGCATCTTCAGAGCTGGTGAGCCTAGCTCTACTCCTCTTCTCCCCTTGCCTCTCTCCATGCGGCAGAAAGGGCGGCGGAGGGGAAGAGCGGCAGTTCTTTTGGGCTTTAGCTAGCCTCTAGCCTTGGTTTTGCTGCATTGGTCTCCAGGACCGTGAATTTGAGGCGGATGGTGGTGTAGCCAAGGTTACTGATCATTGCACAAGGTTCTTGGCAAGTTTGGTTTGCAAGGTTTGAATAGTGCCTGGTTTTTACGAGGGTTTTCTGAAAACCTGCAGGAAAGGTGCCCAAGGTTCTTAGAGTAATGAGCTTGCAGCCAACGCATTTTAGCTCTATCAAAAATGTCTGTTAATGCTCACGGATAGGGATGGTACAGCAAGAGAGAACTTGAATGCATCACTTTGCTGTCATaagaattgtaattttttttctcgtCATGCTGGGTTGTGTTTAGACCTCTTATAATACATAATGAATAGAAACAGAGAAGCAGTGTTTGGTCAGCGATGGGACAGATAGAACTGTCTGGTACAGTTAAATTCGGGGCGTGTCAGTTACCATTGGAAGTAACACGGGGACAACACAATCATGTATATTTCAAGATGCAATTTATTAGTTGAGGTCGCAgttctttttgttactgagtttgactgaaaaaaaataaatacagcccTCCAACTTTTAAAGAATGGTAATTATGTATAAATTCAGTAATGATTCATATACATTTTtggtcaaattttattttctttaaggcaGAAAAGCAAATTTTTGACAGACGATGCTTTTCTAGAATGGggctgtttattttaaaaggggaAGTAGAAGACTGCTTCTCTTTTTGAATGTAGTATATTGCTATAGAAGTATCTTCTGGTGCCTGTGAAGCAGTTATGGAAATGGTAACATGAAAATGAGAACAATTGATGTCCAAAATAAGGTTTCTGGATGTTGAAAAGCATACTATTTGTGCCTTTGTTTGACACGGTTTGTTTTGGAGGTTGAGTTTACTATAAACCTCTCCACACTTGGTTATTTTTGTATCAGATTCAGGAAAATAATAAGTTAATTGTCTCAGCTGTCTTCCAATACCTACTTTGTGTGGATCAAATGTATTGAAAAGCATAAGATGATACCTTTTAGTTAAAGactgaacagaaaggaaaaatagaagaaaaaaaaacaaaaaaaactttgcaCTGGGAAAGGTTGTGTGTCTTTTGCCTGCTACATTGTTTTTCAGGTATATCCTTAATCTTTAGATCTTCTAATTTAGAGAGTTAGTAACACTGTATAGGATATTGCCAGGTGTTTATAGATGCCAACAGGAAACTTGTTATGTAACATCACATTACAGCAGAGTTTAGCACCTGCTTATTTGATTTGATGTGAAAAGCACGTTGTTTCTCTGCTACATTAGAAATTGAAATAACTGGTTCAAGTGTAtagataatgtatatatatatgatggtcTGTGCAAATAGTTTTACCTGCTTCAAGTAAAGGTAGGCTTTCAGTTAGAAATATATTCTAGTTGTTGTAGATATTTGAAGAGAAGTTTCAAAACTGGTAATCATTCACAACCAGTAACATAAACTGTGTTTTGACCGAAGTATCCCCTCACCAACCCCCACTATTATATAAGGAGAAGGTGCAACATTTCATGTATTGTATGTTAACACTGAAGGTTCTAAATTGTGAAACTAAGTGTTCAGTTATCTTATTTCTTATCTGTGCTGGTTTTGAAGGGAGGTAGTGGGGCAGAGTAGTAATGAAGGGAAGCATAAGAGAAGGCAAGCAGAAAGTAGGAGCAGCTGGCATTCATGGGGGGGATGTTAGTGCTGCGTTTACAAGCTAAATAATCCAAATctaattcttatatattttgactTAAACTCTCCAATTCAGTTTAATAAAAACTTTAGCAATTATATGACCTTGAGTATTTGAATTAAGTCTATATTAAGTCAGAATTGcagttttttcttctctatacaaattgggaaaataaatttaaaacttttacattcgtttaatttaaaaatccagttattgccaattttaaaattgaattatttcCTTGTTGCTGGCCAAGAATTGATTTAAATAGAGAATTTTCACATCCTGGATGATGTGAATCACTTAAGTCCAGTCTCACTGGACTGCttcaaaatattaagatattttgagaatgctctcatgtttttttcctatttcagtcGAGAAGTAAATCCCTAATTTGCTTAATtctaaaatggaatcataataaTGAAGTCATATCTTCATTATTAACTGGAAGATAAGATAGAGGTTATTCTAGGGTTATCCCAGGGCATAAACGTTCATGGAATTGTCTGTCACTGGGAAGTTGCCTTCACGCCTTCCGTGTACGGGGAGATAATTACTGCTGCAGTGTGTTCAGTGGCTTTGTAGTGCCTTTCCTGCACGAAGGGGGAAGAAGGATCTGATACAGAACACCAGTGGACTGGTTATGTGTGGGAAACTAGGTAACTGTTTCATGCCCAAACTGTAACTACAAatagctgcagagagagagagcacgcgtgtgAGGAAGTAAAACTTTAAGCATAACTGGATGTCAGGCTTCATAAACTGCCAGTAAGCGGTGGTATCAATCAGCAGGTCAATTTGATGCCCATCTGTAAGAAATAACAGGTTTCCTTTTTAGGATAAGGGGATGAGGCCCTAGGTCGCAAAGAGATTCATGTGCTTGCTGGTTTCATTTGAGAAGTTGTATGACTTTCAAATATTGTTTACATTATCACTTTAATAATTCAGTGGAATTATCTTCATCTTTTGGGGCTATGTTATAACTAAATTGAGGATGTTACATAATGTTGCTCTTCAGTTTGCTGCAGACATTCCCTTTGTCATTggtttaagttttttctttttataatttagatttacttttatttggtacactaataaatgttagctacagtcctgatcattttattattcatagtCTTGATAATATTATAGTTTATTGTGACTAATACATAATGATTCACTGCAGATGATAAAATGTCATTAGAGATTGGATTGTAAATTTTTACtactataaaatatgtaaattaaaatatggaAGTGTCTGAATTATTTTAAGTCATGTCATTGTGAAACCTTTTTCTTGAACTGAATAATGCCTGCCTTTTGGGTAGATGCCAATCCTGGTAGGCAGATATTATATCATAGCCCTCATAAAGTCCAGAACTTCCAAAtgaagggtggggagagggggaagggggcaaGTGAATCAATAACCCTCTTTCTTCGACAGCCAAGGCATGTTCAACTTCTATAATTATTGTCtgtgttaaatataaatttagtaaGTTGTAAATATCCAAGGGAGTTTATTCTGTTCTTCCCTGATCTGGATCCCCTCccttacctccctcccctccaacgCGCACACACCACCACCCAATGCATCTGTCTGCTTGGATAGGCAGAGAAAGCCCCTTTTCAGGTGCCACTTAATAAAGAAGTTGGTGCTTAGTGTTCGAAGTTGAATTTAGAGTGGAtgtgagtttttatcataaaaatggcATTATATATGAAACAGGTAAAATGTGTAGTTGAAGAGGGGTTGTTATCAGTATTGTGAAGGCTTTGGGGGCATGGCCTGGAATTTggcatactgtttttcatagacATCCACAACTGACTTAAAACACTGGGTAAGTGGTGTCTGAAATTCTGGTCCATTGTAAGCTTTCTCTTAAATTGCAAACTTGGGGAG
Coding sequences within it:
- the LOC118356801 gene encoding caskin-2-like, coding for MPLVHSSHSCTICRQPRSPRRAPPPPPRTHTPAYLLRPERPPPPRRLNCPRSLFVALSHTQPNPGPAAQPLASRVGGNGERARQPQRWAGTPEPPGVGGAAAPLQLLAG